The Nomascus leucogenys isolate Asia chromosome 16, Asia_NLE_v1, whole genome shotgun sequence genome includes a region encoding these proteins:
- the PHF20L1 gene encoding PHD finger protein 20-like protein 1 isoform X5, whose amino-acid sequence MSKKPPNRPGITFEIGARLEALDYLQKWYPSRIEKIDYEEGKMLVHFERWSHRYDEWIYWDSNRLRPLERPALRKEGLKDEEDFFDFKAGEEVLARWTDCRYYPAKIEAINKEGTFTVQFYDGVIRCLKRMHIKAMPEDAKGQDWIALVKAAAAAAAKNKTGSKPRTSANSNKDKDKDERKWFKVPSKKEETSTCIATPDVEKKEDLPTSSETFGLHVENVPKMVFPQPESTLSNKRKNNQGNSFQAKRARLNKITGLLASKAVGVDGAEKKEDYNETAPMLEQV is encoded by the exons GTATCCATCACGAATTGAAAAAATTGACTATGAGGAGGGCAAGATGTTGGTCCATTTTGAGCGCTGGAGTCATCGTTACGATGAGTGGATTTACTGGGATAGCAATAGATTGCGACCCCTTGAGAGACCAGCACTAAGAAAAGAAGGGCTTAAAGATGAGGAAGATTTCTTT gattttaaagCTGGAGAAGAAGTTCTGGCTCGTTGGACAGACTGTCGCTATTACCCTGCCAAGATTGAAGCAATTAACAAAGAAG GAACATTTACAGTTCAGTTTTATGATGGAGTAATTCGTTGTTTAAAAAGAATGCACATTAAAGCCATGCCTGAGGATGCTAAGGGGCAG GATTGGATAGCTTTAGTCAaagcagctgctgcagctgcagCCAAGAACAAAACAGGGAGTAAACCTCGAACCAGCGCTAACAGCAATAAAGATAAGGATAAAGATGAGAGAAAGTGGTTTAAAGTACcttcaaagaaggaagaaacttcAACTTGTATAGCCACACCAGACGTAGAGAAGAAGGAAGATCTGCCTACATCTAGTGAAACATTTG GACTTCATGTAGAGAACGTTCCAAAGATGGTCTTTCCACAGCCAGAGAGCACATTATCaaacaagaggaaaaataatcaaGGCAACTCATTTCAGGCAAAGAGAGCTCGACTTAACAAGATTACTG GTTTGTTGGCATCCAAAGCTGTTGGGGTGGATGGTGCTGAAAAAAAGGAAGACTACAATGAAACAGCTCCAATGCTGGAGCAGGTATGA